The sequence GATGGAGCTACcatatcttcttttttccatGCTTGGGCAGCCATCTCTCGCGGCTTCATCGATCAAGCTCCTCATCCTAATCTCACACAAGCATCGACAATGTTCCCACCAGCCGAATCGATCCCACGACATTATCTCTCTCTAGTGGATAATCTATGGTTCCGAAAAGGTAACTATGTAACAAGGctatttttcttcaattcacATTCAATATCAAGACTCAAGGCTAAAATCAAAGGCATTGGCAACACTACACCAAGTGCTAATCAAGCATTGTGTGTGTTGCTTTGGAAATATTTTATGATTGCATCAAGAGAAGTGTCATCGACGCCAAAATTATCCGTTCTAGTCCAACCAGTCAACCTACGTCCAAGGACAAATCCACCGATGTCAAGTACCTCAACGGGGAATATCTTCCGCGGGGCGATAGCAGTCTCTGATCCAGCGGAGACCCACATCGAGCTAGAGAAATTGTTGAACATATTGACCGAAGCCATCGCAATCTACGACAGTGATTACCTAGCAAGTCTACAAGGGCATGGAGGGTTTGAAGTGATTTCAGAGCGactaaaacaacaacaacagttgGTGTCATCGCTAGATCCTGAGATTTTGACCATAACAAGTTGTAGAGGATTTGGATTCAACGAGGTGGATTTTGGATTTGGTAAGCCTGTTTGGCTTGGAGTTATGGGAAAAGGTGGTCAAGCTTCTACAAACTTTGTCATGTTACATGACTCAAGATATGGTAATGATGGGATTGAGGCATGGGTGACATTAGATGAACCAAAGATGAGGGTTTTGGAACATGATCATGAGTTCTTGACTTTCGTTTCTCCAAATCATAAGTTATCAAGCCTGTGATTTGTTCTTTCTTCTACAAGTAAGTATTTGTGTGTATCATTGTATTTTGAGTATTACCCTAtcgtcaagtgagaaatttatgtgcgtCAGACCCAAGTTTAGGTCCGCATTGGATGTTCAAAGagtaaatttgtatgatgtcattttccattatcaaacaaaaaaaagtgtttCATTATTATTGTATAAGAATTAACGTGCATGTAATTTCTCTGGAGATAGCTACATATTGCTTAAAATCATCCTAATTTTTATAGgataaaaaattattacaattaaattttttttatatataaatagttgATATACGGTGATGGGGCCTACCATGTGCTTCTCCAAACCCAGTGATTTCAAGCCTTATTTAAAGCCCAGCCCAATCATGAAGCCTTTGTTTGAAAAGAAGCCCGTCAGGCCGGAAGCCTTTTAATAGAAATAAATTCCAAGTTAAAGCCCATAAAAACTCCAAAGCTCAGCCCAGCAACTAAAAgttaattttggaaaaaaaaaatccgaccTGCCGGATTCGAACCAGCGACCTAAGGATATCAATGAAACCACTACAGTCCTCCGCTCTACCAACTGAGCTAAGGTCGGTTTGGGTTGAAATTttgataatattatatttataataaggtttgttttgatttatcaATAATTGGCTTTTAATTTTTCCAACTAaacaacattttctttcttttattaaatTTCCATATATCATTACATA is a genomic window of Tripterygium wilfordii isolate XIE 37 chromosome 16, ASM1340144v1, whole genome shotgun sequence containing:
- the LOC119981243 gene encoding stemmadenine O-acetyltransferase-like → MKLGIRVISRDVIKPSSPKIHDLNPYKLCLFDQLTPHTYVLLIFFYPRNESNSNINQTLTRLKSSLSETLNLYHPFSGRTNDNIFVDRFEEGVPFIETRVDCTLSKFLKHLEIESLDQFLPCKPFCNEDLRKPLNYVQVNVFACGGIALTWCLSHKIIDGATISSFFHAWAAISRGFIDQAPHPNLTQASTMFPPAESIPRHYLSLVDNLWFRKGNYVTRLFFFNSHSISRLKAKIKGIGNTTPSANQALCVLLWKYFMIASREVSSTPKLSVLVQPVNLRPRTNPPMSSTSTGNIFRGAIAVSDPAETHIELEKLLNILTEAIAIYDSDYLASLQGHGGFEVISERLKQQQQLVSSLDPEILTITSCRGFGFNEVDFGFGKPVWLGVMGKGGQASTNFVMLHDSRYGNDGIEAWVTLDEPKMRVLEHDHEFLTFVSPNHKLSSL